One segment of Stenotrophomonas sp. SAU14A_NAIMI4_8 DNA contains the following:
- a CDS encoding threonine/serine exporter family protein, producing the protein MSADAHAIPTPQATYAQRVAFVSEIAGRLHSYGTTAQRLEAAVVALARQLDLDCEPWSNPTGIILSFSDPARAIGSSDITRVIRLAPGENDLHKLSVADRIAEEVANGRMSLAQGHTALRQLDKDPGRRGKLRTILSFSLGAAGVAGMWKLPWLDIATAGVIGLMIGLLGMLTDRRPATREAGEALAALLAGMVATLVAAFVGALNLNTVIIASLVVLLPGMSLTNAVNELASQHWVSGTARFAGALTTIMKLSVGAMIAVTLADVLGLDPVIRASRPQGPWVEWGSLLTAAFAFAMLFKANRRDYPWVIAASVAGYAISKFGGHAWGAPAGIFLSAMLLTAGGNLFGRLVGRPGAIIRLPGIIMMVPGSTSLRGVLTLVQQQDVGAGQSVFLTVLNVVMALVAGLLFGNLLMPARKTL; encoded by the coding sequence ATGTCCGCCGATGCTCACGCCATCCCCACGCCCCAGGCCACCTATGCGCAGCGCGTGGCCTTTGTTTCCGAGATCGCCGGTCGCCTGCACAGCTATGGCACCACGGCCCAGCGCCTGGAGGCCGCCGTGGTGGCGCTGGCGCGGCAACTGGACCTGGATTGTGAGCCGTGGTCGAACCCCACCGGCATCATCCTCAGCTTCAGCGATCCCGCGCGCGCCATCGGTTCCAGTGACATTACCCGGGTGATCCGCCTGGCGCCGGGCGAGAACGACCTGCACAAGCTGAGCGTGGCCGACCGCATTGCCGAAGAAGTGGCCAACGGCCGCATGAGCCTTGCCCAGGGCCATACCGCGCTGCGCCAACTGGACAAGGATCCGGGCCGCCGCGGCAAGCTGCGCACGATCCTGTCCTTCAGCTTGGGCGCGGCCGGCGTGGCCGGCATGTGGAAGCTGCCCTGGCTGGACATCGCCACGGCCGGCGTAATCGGCTTGATGATCGGCCTGCTGGGCATGCTGACCGATCGTCGCCCGGCCACCCGCGAAGCCGGCGAAGCGCTGGCCGCGCTGCTGGCCGGCATGGTCGCCACCCTGGTAGCGGCGTTCGTGGGCGCGCTGAATCTCAACACCGTCATCATTGCCTCGCTGGTGGTGCTGCTGCCGGGCATGTCGTTGACCAATGCGGTGAACGAGCTGGCCAGCCAGCACTGGGTTTCGGGCACGGCGCGTTTTGCCGGTGCGCTCACCACCATCATGAAACTGAGCGTGGGCGCGATGATCGCGGTCACCCTGGCCGATGTGCTGGGCCTGGACCCGGTGATCCGTGCCTCGCGCCCGCAGGGACCGTGGGTGGAATGGGGCTCGCTGCTGACCGCGGCATTCGCGTTTGCCATGTTGTTCAAGGCCAACCGGCGCGATTACCCGTGGGTGATTGCCGCGTCGGTGGCCGGCTATGCCATTTCCAAATTCGGCGGCCACGCCTGGGGCGCACCGGCGGGCATTTTCCTGTCAGCCATGCTGCTGACCGCCGGCGGCAATCTGTTTGGCCGACTGGTGGGTCGCCCGGGCGCGATCATCCGCCTGCCCGGCATCATCATGATGGTGCCTGGCAGCACCAGCCTGCGCGGCGTACTGACCCTGGTGCAGCAGCAGGATGTGGGCGCTGGCCAGAGCGTGTTCCTGACCGTGCTGAACGTGGTGATGGCGCTGGTGGCCGGTCTGCTGTTCGGCAACCTGCTGATGCCGGCGCGCAAGACGCTGTGA
- a CDS encoding H-NS histone family protein, producing the protein MSIDLSGLSARELGALIRTAKKQQTIVAKRRPITKVRAQLTKLAKTEGYTIDELFGGAAAPAPRARKAAKAPAKTAGRKLGKVAPKYRNPANPKETWTGRGKQPRWMAELTAKGNKKPEDFLIKKA; encoded by the coding sequence ATGAGCATCGACCTGAGCGGCCTGTCGGCACGTGAGCTGGGCGCCCTGATCCGTACCGCCAAGAAGCAGCAGACCATCGTCGCCAAGCGCCGCCCGATCACCAAGGTGCGCGCCCAGCTGACCAAGCTGGCCAAGACCGAGGGTTACACCATCGACGAACTGTTCGGTGGCGCTGCTGCCCCGGCACCGCGTGCACGCAAGGCGGCCAAGGCTCCGGCCAAGACCGCCGGCCGCAAGCTGGGCAAGGTGGCACCGAAGTACCGCAACCCGGCCAACCCGAAGGAAACCTGGACCGGCCGCGGCAAGCAGCCGCGCTGGATGGCCGAGCTGACCGCCAAGGGCAACAAGAAGCCGGAAGATTTCCTGATCAAGAAGGCCTGA
- a CDS encoding proline--tRNA ligase, producing the protein MRLSQFHLHTTKETPSDAELTSHRLMLRAGMIRKLASGLYTWSPLGLRVLRKVERIVREEMDRAGAVEFQIPTIQPKELWEQTGRWEKFGPQLLKIKDRKEQTFCYSPTAEEAACDFARSELSSYKQLPVNFYQIQTKFRDEIRPRFGVMRAREFLMKDAYSFHLHDEDLVREYENMKAAYSRIFTRLGLDFRMVQADSGAIGGDASQEFHVIADSGEDALVFSTGSDYAANMEAAVAADPAPRAAAAETLRKVDTPTQKTCEDVAALLGIDLQRTVKSVALMTEAGFVLALVRGDHEVNEIKLAKVAGLEDQRFASEAEIAEHLGSVPGFLGPVGPAKAIRVLADREVAAMADFVVGANEAGSHLAGVNWGRDLPEPEVVDIRNVRAGDRARDGGELKIARGIEVGHVFQLGRKYAEALQATVLDENGKAAVMTMGCYGIGISRVVAAAIEQNHDDAGIIWPEAMAPWQVVVCVINPKGDAGVAEAAAALLQELRDAGLDAALDDRGLRPGAMFADMELIGVPHRVVVSERGLAAGTYEYRSRKASEAESLDKATLLQRLQG; encoded by the coding sequence ATGCGCCTTTCCCAGTTCCACCTGCACACCACCAAGGAAACCCCCAGCGACGCCGAGCTGACCAGCCACCGGCTGATGCTGCGCGCCGGCATGATCCGCAAGCTCGCCTCGGGCCTGTACACCTGGTCGCCGCTGGGCCTGCGCGTGCTGCGCAAGGTGGAACGCATCGTGCGTGAGGAAATGGACCGCGCCGGCGCCGTGGAATTCCAGATTCCCACCATCCAGCCCAAGGAACTGTGGGAACAGACCGGGCGCTGGGAAAAGTTCGGCCCACAGCTGCTGAAGATCAAGGACCGCAAGGAACAGACCTTCTGCTACAGCCCCACCGCCGAAGAAGCGGCGTGCGATTTCGCCCGTAGCGAACTGTCCAGCTACAAGCAGTTGCCGGTGAATTTCTACCAGATCCAGACCAAATTCCGCGACGAGATCCGCCCGCGTTTCGGCGTGATGCGTGCGCGCGAATTCCTGATGAAGGATGCGTACTCGTTCCACCTGCACGATGAAGACCTGGTGCGCGAATACGAAAACATGAAGGCGGCCTACAGCCGCATCTTCACCCGCCTGGGCCTGGATTTCCGCATGGTGCAGGCCGACTCCGGCGCCATCGGCGGCGATGCGTCGCAGGAATTCCACGTGATCGCCGATTCCGGCGAAGACGCGCTGGTATTCTCCACCGGCTCCGATTATGCGGCCAACATGGAAGCGGCCGTTGCCGCCGATCCGGCGCCGCGCGCGGCCGCCGCTGAAACCCTGCGCAAGGTGGACACGCCCACCCAGAAGACCTGCGAAGACGTGGCCGCCCTGCTCGGCATCGACCTGCAGCGCACGGTGAAGTCGGTGGCGCTGATGACCGAAGCCGGCTTCGTGCTGGCGCTGGTGCGCGGCGACCACGAAGTAAATGAGATCAAGCTGGCCAAGGTGGCTGGTCTGGAAGACCAGCGTTTTGCCAGCGAAGCGGAAATCGCCGAACACCTGGGCAGCGTGCCCGGCTTCCTGGGCCCGGTCGGCCCGGCCAAGGCGATCCGCGTGCTGGCCGACCGCGAAGTGGCGGCCATGGCCGATTTTGTCGTCGGTGCCAACGAGGCCGGTTCCCACTTGGCTGGGGTGAACTGGGGCCGCGACCTGCCGGAACCGGAAGTGGTGGATATCCGCAACGTGCGTGCCGGTGACCGCGCCCGCGACGGCGGCGAACTGAAGATCGCCCGCGGCATCGAGGTCGGCCACGTGTTCCAGCTCGGCCGCAAGTACGCCGAAGCGCTGCAGGCCACCGTGCTGGACGAGAACGGCAAGGCCGCGGTGATGACCATGGGCTGCTACGGCATCGGCATCTCGCGCGTGGTGGCTGCCGCCATCGAACAGAACCACGACGACGCCGGCATCATCTGGCCCGAGGCGATGGCGCCCTGGCAGGTGGTGGTCTGCGTGATCAACCCGAAGGGCGATGCGGGCGTGGCCGAGGCCGCCGCTGCACTGCTGCAGGAACTGCGCGACGCCGGCCTGGATGCAGCGCTGGACGACCGCGGCCTGCGCCCGGGCGCCATGTTCGCCGACATGGAGCTGATCGGTGTGCCGCACCGCGTGGTGGTGAGCGAGCGCGGCCTGGCCGCCGGTACGTACGAGTACCGCTCGCGCAAGGCCAGCGAGGCCGAGAGCCTGGACAAGGCCACCCTGCTGCAGCGACTGCAAGGCTGA
- a CDS encoding DUF4124 domain-containing protein, which yields MRALPCLGFLLLLATATAQAGPVYKWKDAKGVTQYSETPPAGAKYETREQARSPQTPAASAAEAAPVPEQCSTARANVTLLEGSGPVMQDTDGDGKADTALTPEQRSAQKGLAEAAIKAYCPPAS from the coding sequence ATGCGTGCCCTGCCCTGCCTTGGTTTCCTGCTGCTGTTGGCCACGGCCACGGCCCAGGCCGGCCCGGTCTACAAGTGGAAGGACGCCAAGGGCGTGACCCAGTATTCGGAAACGCCGCCAGCCGGTGCGAAATACGAAACCCGCGAGCAGGCACGCAGCCCGCAGACCCCGGCGGCGTCCGCTGCGGAAGCGGCCCCGGTGCCGGAGCAGTGCAGCACCGCGCGTGCCAACGTGACCCTGCTGGAAGGCAGCGGCCCGGTGATGCAGGACACTGATGGCGATGGCAAGGCCGACACGGCCCTGACCCCGGAACAGCGCAGCGCACAGAAGGGTCTGGCCGAAGCCGCCATCAAAGCCTACTGCCCCCCGGCCAGCTAA
- the pssA gene encoding CDP-diacylglycerol--serine O-phosphatidyltransferase: protein MDPITPPPRSRTIYLLPNLFTTAGLFSGFYAIIAAANDQFVNAAIAVFVAAVMDGLDGRVARLTGTSSEFGVQYDSLADLVSFGMAPALVMYHWSLSELKLDGELAGRLGWAVAFLYAACAALRLARFNTQVAVVDKRWFVGLASPAAAGLMMSFVWAFADGTLGWSGDQLRYVALAVTVVAALLMVSRVRFWSFKGGAAKGTRSDRVPFLVLALVPIAIAIAVIDLPRVLLAVGVLYALSGPVMWALQRLRKKPEVA from the coding sequence ATGGACCCGATCACACCGCCGCCGCGTTCGCGCACGATTTACCTGCTGCCCAACCTGTTCACCACTGCCGGTCTGTTCTCCGGCTTCTACGCGATCATCGCCGCGGCCAACGACCAGTTCGTCAATGCGGCCATCGCCGTGTTCGTGGCGGCGGTGATGGATGGCCTGGACGGGCGCGTGGCGCGCCTGACCGGTACCAGCAGCGAATTCGGCGTGCAGTACGACTCGCTGGCCGACCTGGTCAGCTTCGGCATGGCCCCGGCGCTGGTGATGTACCACTGGTCGCTGTCCGAGCTGAAGCTGGACGGTGAACTGGCTGGCCGCCTCGGCTGGGCCGTCGCCTTCCTGTACGCCGCCTGCGCGGCGCTGCGCCTGGCCCGCTTCAACACCCAGGTGGCGGTGGTCGACAAGCGCTGGTTTGTCGGCCTGGCCAGCCCGGCCGCGGCCGGCTTGATGATGTCCTTCGTCTGGGCCTTCGCCGATGGCACCCTGGGCTGGAGCGGTGACCAGCTGCGCTACGTGGCGCTGGCAGTCACCGTGGTGGCGGCCCTGTTGATGGTCAGCCGGGTGCGCTTCTGGAGCTTCAAGGGCGGCGCAGCCAAGGGCACCCGCTCTGACCGCGTGCCGTTCCTGGTGCTGGCCCTGGTCCCGATCGCCATCGCCATTGCGGTCATTGACCTGCCGCGCGTGCTGTTGGCCGTGGGCGTGTTGTACGCCTTGTCCGGCCCGGTGATGTGGGCGCTGCAACGCCTGCGCAAGAAGCCCGAGGTCGCGTGA